The following coding sequences are from one Candidatus Nitrohelix vancouverensis window:
- a CDS encoding tetratricopeptide repeat protein: MNQTVKTRDLYQKVRENCAYRLMEDYRLFRIDGKDTFDYLQTQTTNDILALQPGQGQDSAVVDRKGKLIATFSFHRDGDGVWVLTEASQVERLRSHLEAFLFREDVVLHPADAHKLLTLQGPHSPLALEKIFPSASLPERSNGTISVAFQEQTLAVINKSFSGEEGYIIAFPPDLQSELIEALQNASQQELEAIDAETWETLRIEAGIPLFNKDMSEKNVLPETGLEHTSVSYNKGCYIGQEVIARIKTYGAPNFSLMGLVIEGDALPPYNGELMMNNKKVGIVKSSCHSPSIDKNIALVYMQKDHRSPNIKISGTINGEAIEATTSLLPFYQLKTRTAHSQELLNKALEIYKTEDNLDLPIQLLREAIDLDPKHAAAYEALGVFLSKQNKLDEAIALMKRLAEIDPQEIMAHTNLSVYYMQQGRIEDAELEKGEATALQFEKLIAEKQMEKSKVTQAERSREEQERKIAMFTEVLGIDPVDPVANFGLASIYHETQKYEDALPLLETVIKEKKDYSAAYLLMGKTLEKLSRFEQACDIFRQGIAVASKKGDLMPLNDMQTRLNTITSAQNK, translated from the coding sequence ATGAACCAGACTGTAAAAACCCGAGACCTTTATCAAAAAGTTCGCGAAAACTGCGCCTATCGTTTGATGGAGGACTACCGTCTGTTTCGTATCGACGGCAAGGATACATTCGACTATCTGCAAACCCAGACGACAAACGACATACTCGCTCTGCAACCCGGCCAGGGACAGGACAGCGCGGTTGTCGACAGGAAGGGCAAGCTCATAGCCACCTTTTCGTTTCACCGCGACGGCGACGGCGTCTGGGTGTTGACAGAAGCATCGCAGGTCGAACGTCTGCGCAGTCACCTCGAAGCCTTTTTGTTTCGCGAGGATGTCGTTCTGCACCCCGCCGATGCGCACAAACTTCTCACGCTTCAGGGCCCGCACAGCCCGCTGGCGCTCGAGAAAATTTTTCCTTCGGCAAGTCTCCCGGAACGAAGCAACGGGACTATTTCCGTCGCGTTTCAGGAACAGACGCTGGCAGTGATTAACAAGAGCTTCAGCGGCGAGGAAGGCTACATCATCGCATTCCCGCCGGACTTGCAAAGCGAATTGATCGAGGCTCTGCAAAACGCATCGCAACAGGAGTTGGAAGCCATCGACGCGGAGACCTGGGAAACCCTGCGCATTGAAGCCGGCATCCCTCTGTTCAACAAGGACATGAGCGAAAAAAACGTTCTGCCCGAAACGGGTCTGGAACACACATCCGTCAGTTACAACAAAGGTTGCTACATCGGCCAGGAAGTGATCGCGCGCATCAAAACTTACGGCGCTCCCAATTTTTCATTGATGGGACTTGTCATCGAAGGCGACGCACTGCCGCCATACAATGGCGAGCTTATGATGAACAATAAAAAGGTCGGTATCGTCAAAAGCTCTTGCCACTCCCCTTCCATAGACAAAAACATTGCGCTGGTCTATATGCAAAAAGATCATCGCAGTCCCAATATCAAAATTTCAGGAACGATCAATGGCGAGGCCATCGAGGCCACAACGAGCCTGCTTCCCTTTTACCAGCTCAAGACGCGCACCGCGCACTCGCAGGAACTGCTCAACAAGGCGCTGGAGATCTACAAAACGGAAGACAACCTCGACCTACCCATTCAACTGCTTCGCGAAGCGATCGATCTCGACCCCAAACACGCCGCCGCTTACGAAGCGCTGGGCGTGTTTCTCTCCAAGCAAAACAAGCTCGACGAGGCCATCGCTCTCATGAAACGGCTGGCGGAAATCGACCCTCAGGAAATCATGGCGCACACCAACCTTTCCGTTTACTACATGCAACAGGGAAGGATCGAAGACGCCGAACTGGAAAAAGGCGAGGCCACCGCCCTGCAATTTGAAAAACTCATTGCAGAAAAACAGATGGAAAAATCCAAGGTCACGCAAGCGGAACGAAGCCGCGAAGAACAGGAAAGAAAAATCGCCATGTTCACCGAGGTGCTTGGCATCGACCCCGTCGACCCGGTAGCGAATTTTGGACTGGCGTCCATCTATCACGAAACCCAAAAATACGAAGACGCCCTGCCCTTGCTGGAAACGGTCATCAAAGAAAAAAAGGACTACTCCGCCGCTTACCTGCTGATGGGGAAAACCCTTGAGAAACTCTCCCGCTTCGAGCAGGCCTGCGATATTTTCAGACAGGGGATCGCCGTCGCGTCCAAAAAAGGCGACCTCATGCCGCTCAACGACATGCAGACTCGCTTGAACACGATCACCAGCGCTCAAAACAAATAG
- a CDS encoding nitrate oxidoreductase subunit beta, translated as MPEVYNWQLGRKATYVYEEKHPKEQFTFVFNTNRCIACQTCTMAHKSTWTFSKGQEYMWWNNVETKPYGGYPQFWDWKILKMLEQSNPGQNVWNVRKTSNKAIHGVYEGVTIFEAPAKIGLNQQAIGYVPTDEEWRFPNFGEDTAHGREFTQSREGTFGGDNGTKSVLPEHKIWFFYLQRICNHCTYPGCLAACPRKAIYKRQEDGIVLIDQSRCRGYKKCVEQCPYKKPMFRGTTRISEKCIACYPRIEGLDPLTEGDQMETRCMAACVGKIRLQGLVKIGSNGEWAHDPDNPQYYLIRDRKVALPLYPQLGTEPNGYYIPSRHVPRAYSQQMFGPGVDHSIDQYMVPDRDLLGVLQLFRTTQRIIFKWKREPGPKIFETNVHGKKFEMFNDTVIGFNRKGKEIIRVTVEEPFYVRPEENVGAF; from the coding sequence ATGCCCGAAGTCTATAACTGGCAGTTAGGTCGCAAAGCGACGTATGTCTACGAAGAGAAACATCCGAAAGAACAGTTCACCTTCGTATTCAACACGAACCGCTGTATTGCGTGCCAAACCTGCACAATGGCTCATAAGTCAACCTGGACCTTCTCGAAGGGTCAGGAGTACATGTGGTGGAACAACGTAGAAACGAAGCCTTACGGCGGTTACCCGCAGTTTTGGGATTGGAAGATCCTGAAGATGCTGGAGCAGTCGAATCCGGGTCAGAACGTATGGAACGTACGTAAGACGTCTAACAAGGCGATCCACGGCGTTTATGAAGGCGTAACGATTTTCGAAGCGCCGGCAAAAATCGGTCTGAACCAGCAGGCGATCGGTTACGTACCGACAGACGAAGAATGGCGATTCCCGAACTTCGGCGAAGACACCGCACATGGACGAGAGTTCACGCAATCGCGTGAAGGAACGTTCGGCGGCGACAACGGCACGAAGTCGGTATTGCCTGAGCATAAAATCTGGTTTTTCTACCTGCAGAGAATCTGTAATCACTGCACGTATCCGGGCTGTCTGGCCGCTTGTCCGCGTAAAGCGATCTACAAGCGTCAGGAAGACGGTATCGTATTGATCGACCAGAGCCGCTGCCGCGGTTACAAGAAGTGCGTAGAGCAGTGTCCTTACAAGAAGCCGATGTTCCGAGGCACGACGCGTATTTCTGAAAAATGTATCGCTTGTTACCCGCGCATCGAAGGTCTTGACCCGCTGACGGAAGGCGACCAGATGGAGACGCGTTGTATGGCGGCTTGCGTAGGCAAGATTCGTCTTCAGGGTCTGGTGAAAATCGGCAGCAATGGCGAGTGGGCGCATGATCCGGATAATCCACAGTATTATCTGATCCGCGACCGCAAAGTTGCGTTGCCGTTGTACCCGCAACTGGGCACGGAGCCGAACGGATATTATATTCCGTCGCGTCACGTCCCGCGCGCGTACTCGCAACAGATGTTTGGTCCGGGTGTGGATCATTCCATCGACCAGTACATGGTGCCGGATCGAGACCTGTTGGGCGTATTGCAGTTGTTCCGCACGACGCAGAGAATCATCTTCAAATGGAAACGTGAGCCAGGTCCGAAAATTTTCGAGACGAACGTTCATGGCAAGAAGTTTGAGATGTTCAACGACACGGTCATCGGGTTCAACAGGAAGGGCAAAGAAATCATCCGCGTTACGGTTGAAGAGCCTTTCTATGTACGACCTGAAGAAAACGTCGGCGCCTTCTAA
- a CDS encoding tetratricopeptide repeat protein → MAEGRKFEKLGYESLKKNDIPGARANFEKALDIMRKEGDDVGQAYVLGNLGNISFQSRQLEQAETLYSESLGLMEKLKDGRGIESSLGNLGSIFFYKGELDQAVQYYERALNLMKDAKDPVGQGIYNEYLGNVFLKKEEVNRAEEYYVTARQLLNDDNQKEKLKRIDEIIETLKKHPKYVDSREDILWTEAEKLEGEGKDKEALKKYQELEEMFFESHRYEKAEKTIRKTAEIYERQKDRYSAGVCFGNLSALLLQQGFKGDSAKLDQAETACLKALEFVEQDKDLRRYSYLVGSLGSIYLHKKNLEKATDYFNQSLPLMEKIGDTEGLARSHANLGDVKSLQNDWDGALNYHQKALAMMEESKNDKNIAQQCEVLGDVFMKKRDLANAEACYMRSSSLYEAVNDQTNHLIVQDKLVYIMRQPEYLERRREELVKELASDSAKNDDEKRLHLLDELGNLNILSNSPEKAVECMTEVLKLKEKKQDKPGLAETHTGLGNLYMGMNFPQQSEEHFAKAIEIKEAQGKEEALDSELYSNHGIVLLMQGRVDLADKSLKKSLKINKKAGNEAGMAQDYQNLGNLSLQKTDWVGAEQNYLKSLEINKSLDNKWGMAEDNRNQCNLYIKKEDWTRALKYAEQALEISSTLDNIKETCQDCRTLAQIYSEKKDRPKQEEYFLKAYELSQKLNEPAEICIDLRNLGAYYLERGYREKAEEKFKASFDLSTEMQDKKEIAEDYRNLGNLEFYNGNRPEAERKYLEALKLTLEIDDKTGAGKDYTYLGNLQFKEGRFEKAEEYFDKAIAKFTEANNWPSLIQLQLTVARMQVVVARKDEADKYLDMARELARQMNDPEELLKAIAEITKMKEEIDQR, encoded by the coding sequence ATGGCAGAAGGTAGAAAGTTCGAAAAACTGGGTTACGAAAGTCTGAAGAAAAACGATATTCCCGGCGCCCGCGCCAATTTTGAAAAAGCGCTCGATATCATGCGCAAGGAAGGCGACGACGTGGGGCAAGCCTATGTGCTCGGCAATCTTGGCAATATCAGTTTTCAAAGCCGTCAATTGGAACAGGCAGAGACCCTGTATTCTGAATCCCTCGGTTTGATGGAAAAATTGAAGGACGGCCGGGGTATTGAAAGCTCGCTGGGCAATCTGGGAAGCATCTTTTTCTATAAGGGCGAATTGGATCAGGCGGTTCAGTATTACGAACGCGCGCTCAATTTGATGAAGGACGCCAAAGACCCGGTAGGCCAGGGCATCTATAACGAATACCTCGGCAACGTGTTCCTCAAAAAAGAGGAAGTCAACCGGGCCGAAGAATATTATGTGACGGCGCGCCAACTGCTCAACGATGACAATCAAAAAGAAAAACTCAAACGCATCGACGAGATCATTGAGACGCTGAAAAAGCATCCGAAGTACGTCGACAGTCGGGAAGATATCCTGTGGACGGAAGCGGAAAAGCTGGAAGGCGAGGGCAAGGATAAAGAGGCGCTGAAAAAGTATCAGGAACTGGAAGAGATGTTTTTCGAATCGCACCGATACGAAAAAGCGGAAAAGACGATACGCAAAACGGCGGAAATTTATGAACGCCAGAAAGATCGTTATTCCGCAGGCGTTTGTTTTGGCAACCTCTCCGCATTGTTACTGCAACAGGGCTTCAAGGGAGACTCGGCAAAGCTCGATCAGGCGGAAACCGCCTGCCTCAAAGCGCTCGAATTTGTTGAACAGGACAAGGACCTGCGCCGTTATTCCTACCTGGTGGGCAGTCTCGGTAGCATCTATCTGCATAAAAAGAATCTTGAAAAGGCGACGGATTATTTCAATCAGTCCCTGCCATTGATGGAGAAAATAGGCGACACGGAAGGTTTGGCCCGAAGCCACGCCAACCTCGGCGATGTGAAGAGCTTGCAGAACGATTGGGACGGCGCCTTGAACTATCATCAAAAAGCGCTGGCCATGATGGAAGAGTCCAAGAATGATAAAAACATTGCGCAACAATGCGAAGTTCTTGGCGATGTCTTCATGAAGAAGCGCGATCTGGCCAATGCGGAAGCCTGCTACATGCGATCCAGCTCCTTGTATGAGGCGGTCAACGACCAGACCAATCATCTCATCGTGCAGGACAAACTGGTTTATATCATGCGTCAGCCGGAATATCTCGAACGGCGTCGCGAAGAACTCGTTAAGGAACTGGCCAGCGACAGCGCGAAAAACGACGATGAAAAACGATTGCACCTGCTGGACGAATTGGGAAACCTCAACATTCTCTCCAACAGCCCGGAAAAAGCCGTCGAGTGCATGACCGAAGTTCTCAAGTTGAAGGAGAAAAAGCAGGACAAGCCCGGTCTGGCGGAAACGCATACCGGTCTCGGCAATCTTTATATGGGAATGAATTTCCCCCAGCAGTCGGAAGAGCATTTCGCAAAAGCGATCGAGATCAAGGAAGCTCAGGGGAAAGAAGAAGCGCTCGACAGCGAATTGTATTCCAACCACGGCATCGTCTTGCTCATGCAGGGTCGCGTCGACCTGGCGGATAAATCACTGAAAAAATCCTTGAAGATCAATAAAAAGGCGGGCAACGAAGCGGGAATGGCGCAGGATTATCAGAATCTGGGGAATTTGAGCCTGCAAAAAACCGATTGGGTTGGCGCGGAACAAAACTACCTGAAATCTCTCGAAATCAACAAAAGCCTCGACAATAAATGGGGCATGGCCGAGGATAACCGCAATCAGTGCAATCTCTACATCAAGAAAGAAGATTGGACTCGGGCTTTAAAATATGCCGAGCAGGCCCTTGAAATTTCCAGCACGCTGGACAATATTAAAGAGACTTGCCAGGATTGCAGAACTCTGGCGCAAATCTATTCAGAGAAAAAAGATCGACCGAAACAGGAAGAGTATTTTCTCAAGGCCTATGAGTTATCGCAAAAATTAAATGAACCCGCAGAGATTTGCATTGATCTGAGGAACCTGGGCGCCTATTATCTCGAACGAGGCTATCGCGAAAAAGCGGAAGAAAAATTCAAAGCTTCTTTTGATTTGTCCACCGAGATGCAGGATAAAAAGGAAATTGCCGAAGATTACCGCAACCTGGGTAATCTCGAGTTTTACAACGGCAATCGACCCGAGGCTGAACGGAAATATCTGGAAGCCTTGAAATTGACTCTGGAGATCGACGATAAAACCGGAGCGGGCAAGGATTACACTTACCTCGGTAATTTACAGTTCAAGGAAGGTCGCTTTGAGAAGGCGGAAGAGTATTTTGACAAGGCCATCGCAAAATTCACCGAGGCTAATAATTGGCCGAGTCTGATTCAATTGCAATTGACTGTGGCGCGGATGCAGGTGGTGGTCGCGCGAAAAGACGAAGCGGATAAGTATCTGGATATGGCCCGTGAGCTTGCACGGCAGATGAACGACCCGGAAGAGCTTTTGAAAGCGATTGCGGAAATCACTAAAATGAAAGAGGAAATCGATCAACGTTAA